The Mariprofundus ferrinatatus DNA window GCTCTGTATCGGTGACGAAGTAAGGGGAGAGGTAGCCGCGGTCGAACTGCATGCCTTCAACCACATCCAGCTCTGTTTCCAGACCCTTCGCTTCCTCGACAGTGATCACACCCTCTTTGCCAACCTTCTCCATGGCATTCGCAATGATCTGACCGATTTCGGAATCGCCGTTGGCGGAAATGGTGCCCACCTGAGCAATCTCTTCCTGATTCTGTACTTCGTTGGAGAGGCTTGCCAGTTCGGTAACCACAGCAGTAACTGCTTTGTCGATACCGCGCTTGAGATCCATCGGATTCATGCCGGCAGCAACTGCTTTTACACCCTCTTTGGCAATGGACTGTGCCAGAACGGTAGCTGTGGTGGTGCCGTCACCTGCGATATCCGCAGTTTTGGAAGCCACCTCTTTTACCATCTGAGCGCCCATGTTCTCGAACTTGTCTTCCAGTTCGATCTCTTTCGCTACAGAAACACCATCCTTGGTGATGGTTGGTGCGCCCCAAGATTTATCCAGTACAACGTTACGGCCTTTCGGGCCGAGAGTCACTTTTACTGCGTCAGCAAGTTTGTTGACGCCGACCATCATTTTAGCACGGGCCTCTTCGCCGAATTGAATGTCTTTAGCCATTCTTTTTTCTCCTATGTTTTCTAATTCAGTTTATGAAATAATTAAAATCCCTGTGATTTCTCGCCAATATCAGACGGCAAATCATCAGTGCAAAGTGTGCAGGTTTATTATCCTTCGATTACGCCGAGGATGTCATCCTCGCGCATCATCAGGAACTCTTCGCCGTCAAGCTTGATCTCAGTACCTGCGTACTTGGAGAAGATCACCTTGTCGCCTGCTTTGACATCCAGCGGACGAACATCGCCGTTCTCGAGGATTTTACCCTTACCTGCTGAAATCACTTCACCTTCAATCGGCTTCTCTTTAGCGGAATCAGGGATGATGATGCCTCCAGCTGATTTCTCCACCTCGTTCAAGCGGCGGACGATTACGCGATCGTGTAAAGGACGGACTGTTGTTGCCATCGATGTTTCTCCTTTCAATAAGTTAATATGGAAACTGGTATATAGGAATCAGCTTACGCCGATTCAACCCCCCGAGTGAATTTATTTAGCACTCTCCAAAGAGGAGTGCCAATGGTGGGAGTCCACCCTGCTGTGTCAACAGCTGAATATTATTTGAAAGAGGGAATATTGCAGTCGGGAAAGGTTCAGCGATTTTTTTGCCATGCCTCAATGGTCCGCATTGAGCGGCCATAGTGATAGTCGATCTGCTCGTTCGAATAGCGATGCTCAGGGGCGACAGGGCAAGCTGAACGGGCAAGACATTGAGTCTTGCAAGCAGACCCGTCCGACAGCCTGTAATTGATGCAGCAGCCCATGGAAATTTCGCCGCAATCAGGCAAACATGCAGGGCAGACAGTAAGGCAGGGTTTTTCGATACAGCTATCGCAGGGGGAAGGATCATCCATTCGCTCTGTCGGATCGAAATCAGTGTCGACAAGGACAGCCACACGATAGGCAAACCATGAACCCCATTTCCAGTTGATGCCAATTCGGAATGGAGAGTCGTGGTGCCAGCCGGCCAACCCTCCCAGGGCCTGCAGCGGCACAATACGATTTGGTGCCGGATAGATTATCTCTGAGCAGACCTCAGGCATCTCCTCGGCTGCCCAGCGCTTCACCCTGTTGACCGAAAAACTATCGATCGGATCAGCCACCCCCCTGAATTCAGAGGCCTGTACAGCCTTCCACATGCATCTGCCACCGTGGGCAATGAGGATCAGCTGAGTGTAATCTGAATAGTCCTGAACCTGATCTTCAACAGCGATCCGTATCTCTTCCGGCAACTCGGCAAGGTTAAATATTGCCTGCATATTCAGGCCGCATTCATCCAGCAGATAAAAATTCGGAACAGCGCTCATACCCACAAACTAATCGCCTCATCGCTCAAATCAAAGCAGTCTCAATAAGACCTGCTATAATAGCAGCAAGGAGCTGCTTATGATGAGAAACCCCGGACCATTGGCGCCGCTTTGCATGACCGCAGCATTTATCACGCCACCCGTTTGGGCAGTCTGGTTCCTTGTTGCCGCATGCCTGATTCTCGCCATAGCCATTTTCAAGCTGCTCGGTCTTCCTGCTGATCACTTAAACGTCACAGATCGTCTGAAATAAGATAAGCCGGCGCCGCATGCGCTCCACATGCCCTCCCTCCCAGTAGGGCTTGGCGCACCTTCCACAGTGGTAACATGGAATATGCTCCCGCACCACGTAATCCGGCACTCTGTCGAGATACGGGCCTGGCCCCGCCTCCAGCACACCGTTACAGAGCAGACAGCGGGAAAACGGGGCATGCAGCCAGTTGAGCCCCAGCAATCGAGAGAGCTGCACAATCCAGCCCTGCAGATCATTGCCAGAAAGCAAAACTACCACGCCGGAAGCTCCTGTTCGCTCAAGAAACTTGCGATCACGGGTCAGAAGGATTCGCGACTCAACAATGGCAGCCTCAAGCAGATCACTATCATTGCTTCCAGCGCCAGCAATCTCAGTATCGTAACCCGCCGCCCTGAGCCATTTCCCCAACCGCACCATCATCTCATCACATAGAAACCGGTTCATGCCGAGAACCTAAATCGAGACTTGTACCCGGTGAACCCCGAGAGATAAACTGGCCAAAAGGAGAGCAATCATGATTATCAACTTTGATGAACTGACACCTGGCCAGCGATATTTCCACACTATTCAGACGCTGATACCACGCCCGATCGCCTGGATACTCTCAGAACACAGCAACGGCAGCTTTAACATCGCCCCCTTCTCCTACTTCTCAGCCGTCTGCTCAGACCCGGCCCTGATCATGATTTCAGTCGGCAGAAAATCGGAGCACGAAGAGAAGGACACCTGCAGAAATATCGAGGCACGCAACAACTTTGTAGTACATATCCCTGATATGTCACTGATTGATGCGATGAATGCGAGTGCCGAAACGTTACCCGCGGATGTATCCGAGGTGGATCGACTGGGATTGGAAACTGTGCCATTTGATGGCTTTCCATTGCCCCGCCTGAAAGCGGCAAAGGTGGCTTACGGGTGCGAACTTTTCGAAATCCGGAAGATCGGCCATGGCAGCCAATCGCTGATTTTCGGAGAGATTAAATCGATCCATCTTGATGAATCCGTTATCGACAGAACGATCGAAGGGCGTATTAAAGTGGATGCAGAGAAACTGAATCCAGTCGCCAGACTCGGTGCAGATGAGTATGCCTCACTATCCGAGGTGATCAGGATGAAGAGGCCTGCTTAACAGGTGCCTCCACAACTGCAAAATCAGAGTGTGGCTGCACCGTAGATTGAAAGAATCAGGACACTCAGGACACCAAGAACCAGAACGCTGAGAACCAGCCACTTGGCATAACGATACCATGTGAAATCACTGAGTTTCTTGCCTGTTTTCTCCTGCCAGTTCGTCACCACCACAACTGCAACGAGAATGAAAAAAACGAGAATTATACCGATTGCATTATTCATGCGCGCACTCTATGCAAAAAAGCCGCAAGTGGAAGGGTTCCCGTTTACAGATGAGCGATCCAAAGAAGTCGATTCATTTTGGTTTAAGAAACCGGCACTACCCTGCGCACAGTTTTTCTATCAGGAGGCCACTGAATGCCGCAATCGATTAAGGTCTGGGATATTTTTGTACGCCTGTTTCACTGGTCCCTGGTGATATTTTTCGTCCTCGCCTACCTCAGCGGTGAAGGAGAGGTTGAATCTCTGCATGCCTGGGCTGGATATATTATCGCTGCCCTGATCGCCCTGCGCCTGATCTGGGGGTTGGTCGGCACGAAATATGCCCGCTTCTCCAACTTCATCTACCGCCCATCAGAGGTCA harbors:
- the groES gene encoding co-chaperone GroES, with amino-acid sequence MATTVRPLHDRVIVRRLNEVEKSAGGIIIPDSAKEKPIEGEVISAGKGKILENGDVRPLDVKAGDKVIFSKYAGTEIKLDGEEFLMMREDDILGVIEG
- a CDS encoding DUF5615 family PIN-like protein, encoding MNRFLCDEMMVRLGKWLRAAGYDTEIAGAGSNDSDLLEAAIVESRILLTRDRKFLERTGASGVVVLLSGNDLQGWIVQLSRLLGLNWLHAPFSRCLLCNGVLEAGPGPYLDRVPDYVVREHIPCYHCGRCAKPYWEGGHVERMRRRLILFQTICDV
- a CDS encoding flavin reductase family protein; this translates as MIINFDELTPGQRYFHTIQTLIPRPIAWILSEHSNGSFNIAPFSYFSAVCSDPALIMISVGRKSEHEEKDTCRNIEARNNFVVHIPDMSLIDAMNASAETLPADVSEVDRLGLETVPFDGFPLPRLKAAKVAYGCELFEIRKIGHGSQSLIFGEIKSIHLDESVIDRTIEGRIKVDAEKLNPVARLGADEYASLSEVIRMKRPA